AGGGGTAATTTGATTGTCGGggagttatgcaggtattagtaataAAAGAATTAGTTACGCAGGTATTAATTATGCAAAATAATAATGTAGGGATTAGTTATGCAAAATTTACTATTTATGTACACTATTAGTCATTCCATTTCTGTTaaaatgtctaaatgaaaaaaatttggcaaTTTTGAGGGATTGCCTgtgtggtaaaaaaaaaaaaaggagggcaGCGCGttgcacaaagcatcccgcgTTAATAGGGTTCAGGGAAGGGTCGCACCCCTAGACAGTCTGTCCTAATGCAAGCACCAATGACTGTGTTTATGGCTTAAACCTGTAACCTATAGGTCACACGAAGACAACTTTACCGTTGTAGTCTATGGTATATGAATAAATCAAACATATAATCAAAAGTAAGAGCCAAGTTTACAGATTAAGATAGAAATAATATATCATTTGCCATCTCACGAACAATCCCAAAAGATTTAGCTACAGAATCTCAAATGATTCAAAAATATATAGGCTAGTACCACAATTATCCGACTCTTTCCCACAAATAAGATATATTTTCGCAGGACGACTCATCTCCAAAATGATTTTAAGACTTTGTACAAGCGGTTGCTCCGAATAAGACTTATCCCAAAATCATATATCTTTGACAATTCTTATGAAAGTTGCAAAGAATATCTTTTCAAGAATTTGCTGAGCTTCTCGTGAATCAACGTCACTACCCTTTTCCGCCAAAGTAGAAATTATGATTGACTGGACCAGACTTGCAGATCCCTCCTAATAATATCCATTTTCGAGCATCTCTCAATGCTCAAAGTTGCCTAGAAGCGGTCACCCTTCGAGTTACTACCCCAGAGCTATTAGACAAAGGATTAGCTCGAACTTGCAGACATTATAACACACATAACATGACAATATTTCATTTGAAAATTTTCTATCTACATAAGTTcagatattatatataaatatgcatatattggAGTAAACAAAATGCctcttttctctcttgtttGATACTATAAGCTTTTGTTCCACATTACATTTGATGTTCAGCCATGGAAAATCAAGAATTTTGCAGTGATCACTGCTACTAGAAGCTAATTAAATCCGGTAATTCTTGAGGTTTAACAGGTACAGTATTAGTCGAGCTAGTAGGTACCGAATAATCTGCAAAAGGATTTATTCTTGGTGTATATTTTACTATTGCAGTTCCTTCATCAAAAGTCTCCCAACGATCAGTAATTATCGTCTTCAATTTGCTTTCAGAgtcctttttttctccaagatTCTCATGAATCACGATGGCTCGATCCATTTCATCGTTCTTTTCAGATTTATCTGAAACCCCATTGATGATTTCTTCAAGTTCTTTGATTTCTTCATCTGGTATTTGGTCCACTATTGGACAAACTTCTGCATTTCTCACCCCTATATCTCGGTTAAACTCAAAATATAGAGATAATTCTTCAGCTTGGATATTAGccttttttatgatttttaaagCCATAGTGGCTTCAACTTTGCCAACTGAATTAATCTTCGATAAAATACGAGCAATCCCAAAGCGAATCCTGCTGTAAACGTCAAAAATCTCTGTCATAACGCAGTCCATTGCCTCGAGGACAAGAGGGACAATAGCACAATCCGATAATGGCCTAGTCTCAAGCAACATATCGAGCAAAGTTTgcaatttttgaaccaaaacaAGATCTTGAACCATAGAAtaattctctttttcttcattttcaagaTTGTGCACCAccatgttgttgttgaatttcaCCATGCTTCTTTTTTCCTCCAATTCCATGAAGAGAATATCCGATTTTTTATCAAGATACGCGAAATAAGCTCGAATGAATGCATTAATCCCATGCATTTCTTCTGATTTTCTTGAATGCCTGTCTTCAAAATTGGAGAGATCAAATGGTAACCTCCCAATTCTTTGGACACAAGGGAGCCTAGTGCTATAAAGGCCATGCATTAAGATTAAAACTTTAATTGCAACAACCCAACTCCTCGTTTTCTCTGCTCTTACGGATATAGCCCAAATGAGGGGCTTGAGATTTGTCGATGACAAACGTAGCCATCTAAAAACGCGATCAACGTTCTTCATGTTCATGGAGAATTCATCATGGCTCGTAGCTTTGATTACAGCAGCCTCGATATCTGGATTCCGGAGAGATGTTCGTCGTGATAAGCTAGCAATCCATATGCTATTTTGATCTTTCAACAACCCGGAAACCTTTCTCCATAGCCTCATTGCTTTGTTGATATCCCCTGCTCTGTTTCCcctgttttttttcttcttcttgtggaTGTTCTTTGGAAGAATTTTTGCGGTGgtattctttttttgttttttttatttatattattactCTCTTCGTTTCgatgtatacataaaattttatttatattttggacGACTCAAAATGTTTGATATCATTCGTAATGTAACTTTCACAGCTTCCATTGACTTTAAGGTTTAATACAAAATGGACACGCTGacgagaagaaaaaaaaaaaagtacactAATCGTCACTCTAAATTGCACGATTTTGCAAAGTTGATACCTCCTCTACTTGATAAAAACACATGTAATAAACACTTCTAACTATTGACCACATAGTCATGTCTCATTTGTTTAACTGATGTGACTAAAGTGCCTGTCAATTACGCTTATAAAGAGTGTGGATATGgcgattttgattttaaaagaccagtaaaaagatttttaaaaaagcaCTTTTCGTTTAATTTACATGTCTTAAGTATGCCGTATAGTCATAAGTCTTCCACCGAGTCATTCTTCTATGAATTGCGTTCCTCCTTCCCACTTTCTTTCCATTACTTACTCCCCTCCCAATTTCATTTCTTTGGGATGACTTTTAGCTTATAGAcacttttaattaaaaaaaaaaaaaaaaaatttgaccagcttataagcttagCCACACATGAATAGGACTAAAATTGTATAGCatcttcttttgttcttttcatTCAGTTTCACTCTTTGACAATTAACAGGCTTCAGAAAGTAAACGGAACAAAGATGGTATTTTCGCTTTTCATGCATGTTTTGCAAAGTTCTTGCCATGGTATTGATCCATTCCTTGCATGGCTTTGTAGTATGCTCCAATATACATGGGTTTAAGAAAAGCTATATGGAGTTTAAGATGAGAGACAAAGAAACAGATAAGGCATGTATTGGAATGAGAGCGAAGAAAAACTGATGGGAGACGAAAGGAGGAGAAGCATCTTTGGggcaaaaaattatattgtatatatagggtaaattttctgtgtttatgtacatatattaatttttgaataccttgaacaaatgcaaaaggttagctcaagtGGTCTAGGGTGTTCTTCCGAGGgacgacattttttttttttttatatttagcttttattGTTTTTTCGGAACCCTCTGAGTGAAAATCTTGGATCCCTCACTGCCTGTAAACCTGTAAGTTGGCCTttttctcaatattttaaaCTATAAGATTATGATCTACGGTACTCATTTTTTGTAGTTAATAAATATGTAAGTTGTATTTTGATGAATTAAGAAATCATGGTGATAGTGGCATAAATATATCATACATTCTTGGACTAATCCCACATATACAACTTGCAAGTAATTTTCGTCAGAGAGAGAGTGAAGACGCGGGATGGGTATGAACTCAAGAAACTTAGCTCGAAATTTCTCTGAAGGTGTTGTTCAATTTCATTTCTGAAGTCACCTTTATATCtcttacttttttatttttagttccTCTTTGACTTTCCATTTCTTCGTTCAAAAGCCAGTATAAACAATTTGACAGAAAAATACATTCAATTTATTGTCctactttccttttttggcaattctttaatttcaattttttgctTTCCACGTAAGATTAAAGGATATTTTGCTACATTCTACGTATCTTTAGTTAACAACTACCATATTCAAAATTCTTCTTTTATCTTCTTAAACTCGTTAAAACCAGACAagcaaattgaaacggagaaaACTATGGATAGCATTGATGAGCATATATTTGGGAAATTTCAGGAAAAGGGTGTTCATTTTCTTGAGGAATCAGCATCCCAAATGAAAATGGGTTGTGATGACTCTTCTATAGCTGACTTTCCGACAAGAAAGACCGGGACTTGTGACTGTCAAGATCTCTCCTTTGTGTAAACTCAAAACAAGACGTTTCATTGAAGAATCTGTTGAGTTCCTCTGAGAAAATGGTTAGTTATAAGGGGAAAGAAACAGTTGTTTTTGATGATCAAAATGAGGACAGCAACATAAGATTTGAGAGGAATTTTCTTCAGTTGAATGAGTGTAGAGGGAATTCATCTAAAAGGGTGGCTGAGAATGAGGAATTTCAGGCACAAAATAGAGAAAAGAAGCGACAAACTGGAACCTTGAATCTTTCTTTGGCTTTACCTGATGTTGATCTACAATCTTCACTTGAACTATCAAATAACAATACAAGGATCGGCTATTTCAGGAACGGCTCCTTGTCGTCGTGCTATTCTCATCCCTTTTCCACAACCTTAGCTACTCGCGTACCCTGAGTTCAAAAGAGGATAGTGAGTATTCCGTGGAGGGAATTAATTGGTAGGTTTTTAGCCGGTTTAGGCCAGTTGAAGGAAGAGATTTTACATTGCCAGGTCATCCTGTTGGAAGTAGTTTAGCTCTAAGTTGTCAACTGGTCAATAAGGAAATAtgtgataatgatgttgatagGATTAGTAGCTCTGATAGCAATTCGTTTTTCCTGTTCGAGTCACCACCAACAATTGATGGTCAATCAGGTGATTCGAGAGTAACAGGAAATATAGAGAGAATCCTTGGAGAAATAGTTTCAGGGTGTATTCCTCTTATGGCTCGGATCGTTCAAGAGCTTCCTAATGAAACTGTTGAatcaacaaaggaatatttgaCAAGCTTAATTGCAATTCCCGAGAAGAAAGATTTGTTGGTCAGTCTTAAGGACACGCTTAACGACAGATCTGATCTTACTGTTGAGACTTTCTCAAAGTGTAATAAGACCCAACTGGAAATTCTTGTTGCCATAAAAACGGGTCTCGGAAgcttcttatctttggaaaaccACCTTCAAGCCACTGAATTGATGGAGATTTTTGCTTATCAAAAGTGTCGAAATATTTACTGCAAGAGAGTGTTACCTGTTGATAATTGTAATTGCAAAATTTGTTCGAGAAACAAAGGATTCTGCAATGCATGCATGTGTCAAGTATGTTTGAACTTAGATTATGCCAATGGTACTTGCAGTTGGGTAGGCTGTGACATATGCGTGCACTGGTGtcatgttgtatttgctattcaaAGAAATCTTATAAAGCCAgtgatagactatgtaatagtataaatattgtaaatattcccttccttatgtattgtaatcaGGTCCTGTAATTTAGGCTAGTATCATTCTAATTAGggatacctactttgtatataataacTTTGATACATCAATACAAGGCACGGATTGATTTACTACATGGTATCAGACTAGGTTTCCTTCCCAAACCCTAGCCGTccacctctctctttctctttcaacCCTAACCCTAGCCGTCCCCTTCCTCCTTCCTCTTCTCCCTCCCATGGTCGACAACAAAAATTTTCCTGCTTTAACCGTCACGAATGTGAAATCCTTAATCCCAATCACTCTAGACATGGAAACCGGCCATTATCACGAATGGGCAACCCTATTCAAAGTCCTAGCCCGCGTTCACTCCGTACTCGAGCACATCATACCACCCACTGACACCGTCGAACTCACCGCGTATGACGCAACAAAGGCGGCTAACCTTCCGCTCCGGAAACGCCTAGATGCGGTGGTCCTTCAATGGATATACGCCACCGTCTCCCATGATATTCTTACCTCTATTCTCGTGGCGGATGATGTTGCCGAAGGCTTGGAATCGAGTTGCTCAACTTTTCCAAGATAACAAACACTCACGGGCGGCGTACCTTGAGACGGAATTCACCACCACAAAAATGGCCGACTTCGGCTCAGTTATGGCCTATTACAATAGGCTCAAGTCTCTCACGGATCAGCTTGCCAACGTCGGGTCGCCAGTGTCCGATCAACGTCTGGTCTTGCGACTTCTCGCCGCTTACTGGAGACGTATGCACACTTTGTCACCACCATTCAACGTGAAAGATGTCTTGCCTTCTTTCTCTGAAGTGTGCTCCAGACTCAAGCTTGAAGATGCGGCTGCCAAGGAACGTGCCCGCGATTCCAACCCCGCGGCTCTACTTGTTGATAATGACACTCCCTCTCCACCACCTGGCGGTCACAATAATTCCGCTAACCGACGTGATAATAATCGTGGCGAATTCTAACCGGAACAAgggcaaaaataacaacaacaacgctAACCGCGGAAGCAAGGCGCGGCGGCCGCGGACGCCCGGTGGTGGCCGGTGGCCGACGGACGGCCACCGGCGAGGGGGCTACTGCTCCTGCACCGGCCGCCCCGGCGGTGGCCGCTTGCCCCCCGTACCCGACGAGACGAGACGGTGGCGGCGACCCGCCACGTCGCGGCCTGGCAGCGGCATTCTTGGCGCGGGTCCTCGGCCTCAGCAGGCCTATTCCATGCACGTTCCGCCAAACTCGGGGTACACTCCGACAGACGTGGAGGCAGCCATGCATACATCTATCCTTGCATCAACCGGATGAcaattggtacatggacaccgggGCGACTTCTCACATGACTGCCAACTCAGGTACTCTcacgtcttattttaatttgagcaaTAATTCTGGAATCATTGTTGGTAATGGTAGCACTATTCCAATTCGAGGCTATGGTCAtacatcccttcccccacctAATGCTCAATTACGTCTCCGAAATGTCTTGCATGCTccaaaactcatcaaaaaccttGTTTCCGTACGTAAATTCACTAAGGATAATAATGTTTCGTTGAGTTTGATCCTCTTGGGTTTTCTCGTGAAGGATTTACCGACGGGGAGCCGCCTAATGAGATGTGAGAGCACCGGGAATTGTATCCTCTCAATGCCACGAATGGTCCACTCCACCATCCACCTTCCTTGCCGCATCACCTAGCTTGTGGCATTCCCGCCCTCGCCATCCGGAAAAGCTATCCTTAGTTCTCTTCGTAGTAATGCCTTAATTGAATGTAATAGGGCCCGTACTTCTTTTTGCACCTCTTGTCCTTTGGGAAACATGTTAAATTGCCATTTTTCGATTCGTTGTCGTTTACTACTATGCCGTTTGACATTATTCATAGCGATTTATGGACATCTCCTCGTTTTAAGTTCTAATGGGCACCGctattatgttttctttcttgatgattatagtaattttctttggacttttcctATCTCTAACAAGTCCCAAGTGTATTCTATCTTTCTATCTTTTAAGGCATTAATACGGACTCAATTCGAAAGAGACATTAAAAACATTCAATGTGACAATGGGCGGGAATTCGCAAATGGGCAATTTCAATCTTTTTGCGCCTCCAATGGTATAAATTTTCGGTTTTCTTGCCCCCATACATCCCCTCAAAATGGCAAAGCGGAAcgaaaaattaaatccattaacaacatagtGCGCACTCTTCTTGTCCACTCCTCCGTCCCCCCTCTTTTTGGCATCATGCTCTCCAAATGGCCACCTACCTCCTCAATATACTTCCCACTAAAGTCCTTAGGCATAAATCACTAACCCAAGTTCTCTATCAACGAACCCCCTCCTATTCTCATCTCGGGTTTTTGGGTGTCTATGCTATCCACACTTTTCCCATCTACGACTATTCATAAGTTACAAGCAAGATCCACCCCATGTGTTTTTTTGGGCTATCCGTTGAATCATAGAGGatataagtgttatgatttgtccaccaacaaaatcatcatctcacTAAGCATGTCCTCTTTGACGAAACTCAATTTCCCTTCTCCAAATTGCACTCCCCCTCCCCAACGTCCTATGAATTCTTGGACCATGGCATTTCCCCATATACCTTGCATTTTCTATCTCCACCTGCTCCTCCCGTCGTTCCCTCGGTCCACCCCTCCACCGCTCCTGCACCAGTGGACACGGCCCAGCAGCCCCCTCCCCCCACTGCCCCACCCGTGACTGCCCAGCAGTCACCAGTGGACACGGCCCAGCTGTCCCCTCCCCCCCCAGCCCCCACCCGTGGCGCGGCGTCCAGCCCTACCACCCACCCGCGGTCACCGCAGCCAGCCCCTCCCGCATGGTTACTAGAGGCCAACGCGGGATTTTCAAACCCAAACAACCTTTCAACTTAAATACTTCCAGCCCTCTCTCCATCTCGCCTCTCCCGCGAAATCCTGTCAATGCTCTAAATGACCACAATGAAAGCTTGCCATGGTTGATGAATATAATGctctaattaataataagacgtGGGAGTTGGTTCCACGTCCCCCCGATGTgaatcttattcgttctatgtggATTTTTTGTCATAAAAAGAATTCTCGACGATGGTTCTTTTGAGAGGCACAAAGCCCGTCTTGTCCGTGATGGCAAAGTCTCAACGGGTTGGAGTTGGATCGCGACGAGACCTTCGGATCGGTCGTCAAGCCGGCTACTATTCGCACCTGTCTTGAGCATCGCACTTACACACTCTTGGCCCATTCATCGGTTGGATGTCAAGAATGCTTTCCTACACGGTAATCTTAATGAGACCGTTTATATGCATCGACCTATTGGGTTTAAGGACCCACGCATCCCCATCATGTCCGTCTCTTGAAGAAATCGTTGTACCGCCTAAGCAAGCTCCCCGTGCATGGTTCCAACGCTTTGCAGACTATGTCTCCACCATTGGTTTTTCACATAGCAGATCTGATCactctctctttatttattgtcGAGGT
Above is a genomic segment from Lycium ferocissimum isolate CSIRO_LF1 unplaced genomic scaffold, AGI_CSIRO_Lferr_CH_V1 ctg640, whole genome shotgun sequence containing:
- the LOC132045292 gene encoding putative clathrin assembly protein At1g25240; translated protein: MRLWRKVSGLLKDQNSIWIASLSRRTSLRNPDIEAAVIKATSHDEFSMNMKNVDRVFRWLRLSSTNLKPLIWAISVRAEKTRSWVVAIKVLILMHGLYSTRLPCVQRIGRLPFDLSNFEDRHSRKSEEMHGINAFIRAYFAYLDKKSDILFMELEEKRSMVKFNNNMVVHNLENEEKENYSMVQDLVLVQKLQTLLDMLLETRPLSDCAIVPLVLEAMDCVMTEIFDVYSRIRFGIARILSKINSVGKVEATMALKIIKKANIQAEELSLYFEFNRDIGVRNAEVCPIVDQIPDEEIKELEEIINGVSDKSEKNDEMDRAIVIHENLGEKKDSESKLKTIITDRWETFDEGTAIVKYTPRINPFADYSVPTSSTNTVPVKPQELPDLISF